A single window of Salvia splendens isolate huo1 chromosome 6, SspV2, whole genome shotgun sequence DNA harbors:
- the LOC121806908 gene encoding protein NARROW LEAF 1-like yields MDSSAHNSGSSELGLDLEREYDINLNLPGSSPPPLQSLAAGGSESNAAYFSWPACRIGDAAEDRTHYFGNLQKGVLPEIHGGRPTGLQATTLLELMTIRAFHSKLLRRFSLGTAIGLRIRRGSLTDIPAILVFVGRKVHRQWLNPAECLPTALEGPGGVWCEVDVVEFSYYGAPAATPKEQFYAELVDGFGGSDPCIGSGSQVASQETFGTLGAIVRSRTGNRQVGFLTNRHVAVDLDFPSQKMFHPLPPSLGPGVYLGAVERATSFISDDRWYGTFAGTNPETFVHADGAFIPFADDFNMRNATTLVKGIGEIGKVNKIDLQCRVESLVGRQVEKVGRSSGLTSGTIMAYSLEYNDEKGMCFFTDFLVVGENQHTFDLEGDSGSLILLTSTNGEKPCPVGIIWGGTSNRGRLKLKVGQPPENWTSGVDLGRLLDLLELDLITCAQGLQDPLQEQRSASDARDSTSWPIEWASAKDKSEDNYDVHALSIPQASSDDDSPPLFRNDEFHIESRLEAAPVVEHQFIARFSGESPANQEERDSESAQEISVSLQLGEAECKKRKLSYSPK; encoded by the exons ATGGATTCAAGTGCACATAACTCTGGTTCCTCAGAGTTGGGTTTGGATTTGGAGAGAGAGTATGACATCAATCTCAATCTCCCTGGTTCAAGTCCACCGCCATTGCAGAGCTTAGCTGCAGGAGGCTCCGAGAGCAATGCTGCTTACTTCTCATGGCCGGCTTGTAGGATAGGTGATGCAGCCGAGGATAGAACACATTACTTTGGCAATCTTCAAAAGGGGGTTTTGCCGGAGATCCATGGGGGGCGCCCAACGGGGTTGCAGGCCACTACCTTGCTCGAGCTGATGACTATTAGGGCATTTCACAGCAAGCTTCTGAGGCGGTTTAGTCTCGGTACAGCCATTGGGCTTCGTATCCGGAGGGGCTCTTTGACTGATATACCAGCTATACTTGTCTTTGTTGGTAGAAAAGTTCATAGGCAATGGCTCAACCCTGCTGAATGCCTACCTACAGCTCTTGAG GGACCTGGAGGTGTTTGGTGTGAAGTTGATGTGGTCGAATTCTCCTACTACGGAGCGCCTGCAGCTACCCCGAAAGAGCAGTTCTACGCTGAGCTAGTGGATGGATTTGGTGGGAGTGATCCATGCATTGGATCTGGTTCTCAG GTTGCTAGCCAAGAAACCTTTGGAACATTAGGTGCAATTGTTAGAAGCAGAACAGGAAATAGGCAGGTTGGTTTCCTCACAAATAGGCATGTAGCTGTGGATCTTGATTTCCCAAGTCAAAAAATGTTCCATCCGTTGCCACCAAGCCTCGGACCGGGTGTCTATCTAGGCGCAGTTGAGAGAGCTACTTCCTTCATCAGTGACGATCGTTGGTATGGTACTTTTGCAGGAACAAATCCAG AGACATTTGTACATGCTGATGGAGCCTTCATCCCATTCGCGGATGACTTCAACATGAGAAACGCCACCACACTCGTGAAAGGCATAGGCGAGATAGGCAAAGTCAACAAAATCGACCTGCAGTGTCGCGTGGAGAGCCTCGTTGGGAGGCAAGTTGAGAAAGTTGGGAGGAGTTCTGGTCTGACAAGTGGTACTATAATGGCATATTCTCTAGAATACAACGACGAAAAAGGGATGTGTTTCTTCACTGATTTTCTTGTTGTTGGAGAGAATCAGCACACCTTTGATCTTGAAGGTGACAGTGGCAGCCTCATACTATTAACCAGCACCAATGGAGAAAAGCCCTGCCCCGTTGGGATCATTTGGGGCGGGACATCTAACCGGGGACGTTTGAAGTTGAAAGTAGGGCAGCCTCCGGAGAACTGGACTAGCGGAGTTGATTTGGGGCGTCTCCTTGATCTCCTTGAACTTGATCTCATCACTTGTGCACAAGGCCTTCAAGATCCTCTGCAGGAGCAGAGGAGTGCATCGGATGCACGAGACTCGACTTCTTGGCCGATAGAGTGGGCCTCGGCCAAGGATAAGTCGGAGGACAACTACGACGTTCATGCTCTAAGCATTCCTCAGGCTTCTAGCGATGATGATTCACCGCCCTTGTTTAGGAATGATGAGTTTCACATCGAGAGTCGTCTTGAGGCAGCTCCGGTGGTCGAGCATCAGTTCATTGCTAGGTTTTCGGGCGAATCTCCGGCAAACCAAGAGGAGAGGGATAGTGAGAGTGCACAAGAAATTTCTGTTTCTTTGCAGTTAGGTGAAGCAGAATGTAAGAAAAGAAAGCTGTCTTATTCGCCTAAATGA
- the LOC121806798 gene encoding protein PHLOEM PROTEIN 2-LIKE A9-like gives MSTTPTPHHAGAPSLELKLDQKKMEIKPKDLSIVWGKDNRYWSVPDDGAAAELYQVSWLEVTGCVSKTEPGKEYEVGFQLSFTADAFGWSGSPVYILAKRGKNAKFKGKKFPLDTSKESEEIKTKIDAINNNSTTDEAEDANAKEENSKVCFGLYEVWRGKWKGGLKIHHAFIHEVD, from the exons ATGTCTACCACCCCTACTCCGCACCATGCTGGAGCACCATCACTAGAATTGAAG cTTGATCAAAAAAAGATGGAAATCAAACCCAAAGACCTCAGCATCGTGTGGGGCAAAGACAATCGATACTGGAGCGTCCCGGATGATGG GGCCGCGGCAGAGCTGTACCAGGTGTCGTGGCTGGAGGTGACGGGTTGTGTGAGCAAAACCGAACCGGGTAAGGAGTACGAAGTCGGGTTTCAACTATCGTTCACGGCCGATGCATTCGGGTGGAGCGGCTCTCCGGTTTACATTTTGGCCAAGAGAGGAAAAAACGCGAAATTCAAAGGGAAAAAGTTCCCCCTCGACACCTCAAAAGAGAGCGAGGAAATCAAGACCAAGATTGATGCAATCAATAATAATTCAACCACAGATGAAGCTGAAGATGCCAATGCAAAAGAGGAGAATTCAAAGGTTTGTTTTGGTTTGTATGAAGTTTGGCGTGGCAAGTGGAAGGGAGGTCTCAAGATTCATCATGCTTTTATACATGAAGTCGattga
- the LOC121806600 gene encoding peptidyl-prolyl cis-trans isomerase FKBP17-1, chloroplastic-like, whose amino-acid sequence MALQSCRFHFAAIRFSPPNVPPNKLYATQSPPAARRRAFSLFTITTFLSFSNSNMASWSKPQISDFFELPNSGGVKVLDLRMGDDASETPSSGDTVVIHYYGRLAAKQGWRFDSTYDHKDENGDPLPFQFVLASGKVISGIESAVRTMKVGGIRRVVIPPSQGYQNTSQEPIPPNFFDRQRLFTTIFNPTRLANGEGLTLGTLIFDIELVSVRHQ is encoded by the exons ATGGCGCTTCAATCCTGTCGTTTCCATTTTGCCGCCATCCGCTTTTCTCCGCCTAACGTTCCGCCAAACAAATTATACGCCACCCAATCGCCACCTGCAGCAAGAAGAAGAGCTTTCTCACTCTTTACAATTACCACGTTTTTGTCCTTCTCCAATTCAAATATGGCTAGTTGGTCCAAACCCCAGATTTCGGACTTCTTTGAGCTTCCAAACTCCGGCGGCGTCAAGGTCCTAGACCTCCGGATGGGTGACGACGCCAGCGAAACTCCATCCTCCGGCGATACG GTCGTGATTCATTACTATGGAAGACTGGCGGCGAAGCAGGGATGGCGATTCGATTCCACTTACGATCAtaaagatgagaatggagatccCCTTCCTTTTCAATTTGTTCTTGCTTCTGGAAAG GTCATATCTGGTATTGAATCAGCTGTGAGAACAATGAAAGTAGGTGGCATTCGCCGCGTCGTTATCCCTCCATCACAAGGATATCAGAATACATCTCAAGAACCCATCCCACCTAAT TTTTTCGATAGACAGAGGTTATTCACTACTATATTCAATCCAACTCGTCTAGCCAATGGTGAAGGCTTGACCTTGGGGACACTCATATTTGATATCGAGCTGGTCAGTGTGAGGCATCAATGA
- the LOC121809617 gene encoding O-fucosyltransferase 23-like: protein MELLCLKPLKFFGLHMNSLAYKCAAFLVIALMIRTLWLPRFSNFRGIPNSRFSLDPNLDNEKSKFLEVPQIVWGLNNQKIAFARACLTARMLNRTLLMPSLSASLFYKEVEQLRSISFDKVFQFDEFNARCGGFVRLGRYSEVSNTRDVFELQKGSGRRWTVDKDLQQLREFAKAPYDEYQTIRVVGKNPFLWHDHWPARDYAKIFECLVLVEEISREADKVVSKIREIGMEERNRVAPLQNNVNATLQTMPYVAVHMRIEKDWMIHCKKLERRLNVSEICSSKEQIKQRVGNIVGLETPIVMYLAVADDLLEDNSILEGWGEGLLPYEKKKLGVLNTYKKHPYLIQSAIDYEVCLRSNVFVGNTFSTFSSLIVLERTQLMMSEGAAQRCGLDVRWPSYAYNLEGESNGPRGWAANMLDVSFQAISYGSNHVSCQ from the coding sequence ATGGAATTACTCTGTTTGAAGCCTTTGAAATTCTTTGGATTGCATATGAATTCTCTAGCATACAAATGTGCTGCATTTCTTGTCATTGCTTTGATGATTAGAACACTTTGGCTTCCTAGATTCTCTAACTTTCGTGGAATTCCCAATAGTCGATTTAGTTTAGATCCGAATCTTGACAATGAGAAATCCAAGTTTTTGGAGGTTCCTCAGATTGTGTGGGGTTTAAACAATCAGAAAATTGCATTTGCAAGAGCTTGTTTGACTGCAAGAATGCTGAATAGAACACTTCTTATGCCTAGTTTGAGTGCCTCCTTGTTCTACAAAGAGGTTGAGCAGCTGAGATCTATTTCGTTCGATAAAGTCTTCCAGTTCGATGAGTTCAATGCTCGTTGTGGAGGGTTTGTCCGGTTAGGCCGTTACTCAGAGGTTTCAAACACGAGGGATGTGTTCGAGCTTCAAAAGGGGAGTGGGAGGAGATGGACGGTCGATAAGGATCTTCAGCAGTTGAGGGAGTTTGCTAAGGCTCCCTACGATGAGTATCAAACGATCCGAGTTGTTGGCAAGAATCCCTTCTTGTGGCACGATCATTGGCCTGCTAGAGACTACGCAAAGATTTTTGAATGCTTAGTGTTGGTAGAGGAGATATCTAGGGAGGCCGATAAGGTTGTGTCGAAGATTAGAGAAATTGGGATGGAGGAACGGAACAGAGTTGCTCCGTTGCAAAATAATGTCAATGCAACGTTGCAGACGATGCCCTATGTAGCTGTGCACATGAGAATTGAGAAGGATTGGATGATACATTGCAAAAAACTTGAGCGGAGATTGAACGTTAGCGAAATTTGCAGCAGCAAGGAGCAAATCAAGCAAAGAGTAGGCAACATTGTTGGATTAGAAACTCCTATTGTTATGTACCTTGCTGTTGCTGATGATCTTCTTGAAGATAACTCTATACTCGAGGGTTGGGGCGAGGGTTTGCTTCCTTACGAGAAGAAGAAGTTGGGCGTTCTTAACACGTACAAGAAGCACCCCTATCTGATCCAATCAGCTATAGACTATGAAGTTTGCTTGAGATCTAACGTGTTTGTTGGGAACACGTTCTCGACTTTCTCTAGCCTTATAGTTCTCGAGAGGACTCAGTTGATGATGAGTGAGGGTGCTGCACAACGGTGTGGCTTAGACGTTAGATGGCCTTCATATGCGTATAATTTGGAAGGTGAATCAAATGGTCCACGCGGGTGGGCAGCGAATATGTTGGATGTGAGCTTCCAAGCCATTAGTTATGGTTCAAACCATGTTTCTTGTCAATGA